In Arthrobacter sp. SLBN-112, a genomic segment contains:
- a CDS encoding ABC transporter substrate-binding protein, which yields MTRIVAGESAVPKRKRAVEAALAIGLVLLIAIGAIVASNISRNAEAQAAEPSPAADLKLGYFGNVTHAPALVGVKKGFLQQALGSTKLSTETFNAGPAAIEALNAGAIDAAYIGPNPAINSFAKSQGQSVRVIAGAAAGGAQLVVKPGINSAADLRGKTLASPQLGGTQDVALRAWLSKQGYKTSVDGSGDVAINPTDNAQTLKLFQDGKLDGAWLPEPWASRLVLQAGAKVLVDEKDLWDGTGTGKPGEFPTTILIVNQKYAADHPDTIEALLKGNAESVAWLNSAPADEKANLINAALQESAGAALPNDVLTRSLANIKFTLDPLAGSYPKLLQDGVDAGTTKKADINGLFDLRALNQVIGGADKISAAGLGQD from the coding sequence ATGACCCGCATCGTGGCAGGCGAAAGCGCGGTTCCCAAGCGCAAGCGTGCCGTCGAGGCTGCCCTGGCCATCGGGCTTGTGCTGCTGATCGCCATCGGGGCCATCGTTGCCTCGAACATCTCCCGTAACGCCGAGGCCCAGGCGGCGGAGCCCAGCCCTGCGGCCGACCTGAAGCTCGGCTACTTCGGCAACGTCACGCACGCCCCGGCCCTTGTCGGCGTCAAGAAAGGCTTCCTGCAGCAAGCGCTCGGCAGCACCAAGCTCAGCACCGAAACCTTCAACGCCGGGCCGGCCGCCATCGAAGCCCTGAACGCCGGAGCCATCGACGCCGCCTACATCGGTCCCAACCCCGCCATCAACTCCTTCGCCAAGAGCCAGGGGCAGTCCGTGCGCGTCATCGCCGGGGCCGCCGCGGGCGGCGCGCAGCTCGTGGTCAAGCCCGGGATCAACTCCGCCGCGGACCTCAGGGGCAAGACCCTTGCCTCACCCCAGCTGGGCGGGACCCAGGACGTCGCCCTCCGCGCCTGGCTTTCCAAACAGGGGTATAAGACCAGCGTGGACGGCAGCGGCGACGTCGCCATCAACCCCACGGACAACGCCCAGACCCTGAAGCTGTTCCAGGACGGAAAGCTCGACGGCGCATGGTTGCCTGAGCCTTGGGCCTCCCGCCTGGTGCTTCAGGCCGGAGCCAAAGTCCTGGTGGACGAAAAGGACCTGTGGGACGGAACCGGAACCGGCAAGCCGGGCGAGTTCCCCACCACCATCCTGATCGTGAACCAGAAATACGCGGCTGACCACCCGGACACCATCGAGGCCCTGCTCAAGGGCAACGCCGAGTCCGTTGCGTGGCTCAACTCCGCGCCCGCCGATGAGAAAGCGAACCTCATCAACGCCGCCCTGCAGGAATCCGCCGGGGCAGCACTGCCAAACGACGTCCTCACCAGGTCGCTGGCCAACATCAAGTTCACCCTCGACCCGCTGGCCGGCAGCTATCCCAAGCTGCTGCAGGATGGCGTGGACGCGGGAACCACCAAGAAGGCCGACATCAACGGACTCTTCGACCTCCGTGCACTCAACCAGGTCATCGGCGGCGCCGACAAGATCTCCGCGGCCGGCCTCGGCCAGGACTGA
- a CDS encoding ABC transporter permease: MPSNPPLVEEEPVVEPVETTTAETRHVHAALTRTSSGHEDLRELESGLDSLQSDAESKHRIDWSRIFLPVAALVVLVLVWQFYVSLGVKRRDLVPGPLDVLGQLGILWSDGKLQESVWTSLQRGVVGFVISVAIATPAGLLLAQVAPLRRAFGPLISGLQVLPSVAWVPAAIIWFGLTDATVYFVVFMGAIPSIINGLISGVDQIPPQYRRVGTVLGASRLQMALQIVLPAALPGYLGGLKQGWAFSWRSLMAAEIIAVGGTIGFGLGSLLDQGRTLSDMAVVMGAILLILAVGILIELLVFGPIEKRLLRSRGLLAGSTR; the protein is encoded by the coding sequence ATGCCAAGTAACCCACCCCTGGTTGAGGAGGAGCCGGTGGTTGAGCCTGTCGAAACCACAACTGCTGAAACCCGGCACGTCCATGCCGCTTTGACCCGGACCTCCAGCGGGCACGAGGACCTCCGCGAACTCGAATCCGGTTTGGACTCCCTGCAGTCCGACGCCGAAAGTAAGCACCGGATCGACTGGAGCCGAATCTTCCTGCCCGTGGCCGCCCTGGTGGTCCTGGTACTGGTCTGGCAGTTCTATGTCTCGCTCGGCGTCAAGCGCCGCGACCTGGTTCCCGGACCGCTGGACGTCCTCGGCCAGCTGGGCATTCTCTGGAGCGACGGCAAGCTGCAGGAATCTGTTTGGACTTCACTGCAGCGCGGCGTGGTGGGTTTCGTCATCTCGGTGGCCATTGCGACCCCGGCAGGACTGCTCCTGGCCCAGGTGGCACCGCTGCGGCGCGCCTTCGGCCCGCTCATCTCCGGCCTGCAGGTGCTGCCCTCGGTGGCGTGGGTCCCCGCGGCCATCATCTGGTTCGGCCTCACCGACGCCACCGTCTACTTCGTGGTGTTCATGGGCGCCATCCCGTCCATCATCAACGGGCTCATCTCCGGCGTGGACCAGATCCCGCCGCAATACCGCAGGGTGGGCACCGTCCTGGGCGCGTCAAGGCTCCAGATGGCCCTGCAGATTGTCCTGCCGGCTGCGCTGCCCGGTTACCTGGGCGGCCTGAAGCAGGGCTGGGCCTTCTCCTGGCGTTCCCTCATGGCCGCCGAAATCATTGCGGTGGGCGGCACCATCGGCTTCGGCCTTGGTTCGCTGCTGGACCAGGGGCGGACCCTCTCCGACATGGCCGTGGTCATGGGCGCCATCCTCCTGATCCTGGCGGTGGGCATCCTGATCGAACTGCTGGTCTTCGGCCCCATCGAGAAGCGGCTCCTCCGCAGCCGCGGGCTCCTGGCCGGCAGCACCCGCTGA
- a CDS encoding SRPBCC family protein, with the protein MTASFECRTESPLPVERLFDLARSIDAHVDSQRASGERAVAGVTSGLIGEGQEVTWRAWHFGIPLTMTSRVTHLDYPRSFTDKQVKGPFKAFRHVHEFEPTATGSVMIDRLEFTAPLGVLGRGVERLFLARYLERLIRGRGQFLAAGRIAGSS; encoded by the coding sequence ATGACCGCCAGCTTCGAGTGCCGCACCGAATCCCCGCTGCCGGTGGAGCGCCTCTTCGACCTGGCCCGCAGCATCGATGCGCATGTGGACTCGCAGCGGGCGTCCGGGGAGCGCGCGGTGGCCGGCGTAACCAGCGGCCTTATCGGGGAAGGCCAGGAGGTGACGTGGCGGGCCTGGCACTTCGGCATCCCGCTCACCATGACCAGCCGGGTCACCCATTTGGATTACCCCCGCAGCTTCACCGACAAACAAGTCAAGGGTCCCTTCAAGGCCTTCCGGCACGTCCACGAATTCGAGCCCACGGCCACGGGAAGCGTGATGATTGACCGGCTGGAGTTCACCGCGCCGCTGGGTGTGCTGGGCCGCGGCGTCGAACGCCTGTTCCTTGCCCGGTATCTGGAACGCCTTATCAGGGGGCGGGGGCAATTCCTCGCGGCCGGCCGGATTGCCGGAAGCAGCTAG
- a CDS encoding SRPBCC family protein, with amino-acid sequence MVNVQTEIHIDKPRSEVAEYAAAPENAPKWYRNIHSSQRLSVGPAGVGSKVAFTARFLGRELKYTYEFVDFVAGERLVMRTAQGPFPMQTTYTWTDDDGGTRMTLGNSGSPSGFSRLAGLFMEPMIRRETRRDLQKLKAILEGR; translated from the coding sequence ATGGTGAACGTCCAGACCGAGATCCACATCGACAAGCCCCGAAGTGAAGTGGCGGAGTACGCGGCGGCCCCTGAGAACGCGCCCAAGTGGTACCGGAACATCCACAGCTCGCAGCGGCTCAGCGTGGGCCCTGCCGGGGTGGGCTCCAAGGTGGCGTTCACCGCAAGATTCCTGGGCCGGGAGCTGAAATATACCTACGAGTTCGTGGACTTCGTCGCCGGCGAGAGACTGGTGATGCGGACGGCCCAGGGCCCCTTCCCCATGCAGACCACCTACACCTGGACGGACGACGACGGCGGGACGCGCATGACGCTCGGCAACAGCGGGAGCCCCTCGGGTTTCTCCAGGCTGGCAGGGTTGTTCATGGAGCCAATGATCCGGCGTGAGACCCGCCGGGACCTGCAGAAACTGAAGGCCATCCTCGAGGGCCGATAG
- a CDS encoding cupin domain-containing protein: METKNGSSSLVRQPGEGPRRWFYGGGVHTWKARQEETGGAFLLFEDEMALNKVTPLHTHPDSDETLYVLAGEILVNLDGTEHRIPAGGVAMAPRGLPHAFKVLQEGTRILCLQTPGSAQSFYDGASEPLSGTDTPDGSGMVDFSRIRASGQAHGGIEIIGPPPFA, encoded by the coding sequence ATGGAAACGAAGAACGGCTCATCATCCCTGGTCCGCCAGCCCGGCGAAGGACCCAGACGCTGGTTCTACGGCGGCGGAGTGCACACCTGGAAGGCCAGGCAGGAGGAGACGGGCGGGGCGTTCCTGCTGTTCGAGGACGAGATGGCCCTTAACAAGGTCACCCCACTCCACACCCACCCCGATTCGGACGAAACCCTCTACGTTTTGGCGGGCGAGATCCTGGTGAACCTTGACGGAACTGAGCACCGGATCCCCGCCGGCGGCGTGGCCATGGCACCACGAGGCCTTCCCCACGCCTTCAAAGTGCTGCAGGAAGGCACCCGGATACTGTGCCTCCAGACGCCGGGCAGTGCCCAGTCCTTCTACGACGGCGCCAGCGAACCACTGTCCGGGACCGATACCCCGGACGGTTCAGGAATGGTGGACTTCAGCCGGATTCGGGCATCCGGCCAGGCCCACGGCGGAATCGAGATCATTGGGCCGCCGCCCTTCGCGTAG
- a CDS encoding ABC transporter ATP-binding protein: protein MPVVLEHLGKRFGDGAPVLDDVNANIRQGEFVALLGASGCGKSTLLNIIAGLEAPTSGALEVPSDGAAFMFQDAALFPWLTARENIELALKLRGVGKAERRTKAQELLELVHLGSAGDKRPHELSGGMRQRVSLARSLAQDRQLLLMDEPFAALDAITRDLLHDELERIWKETGRTIVFVTHNVREAVRLGQRVLLLSSRPGRVVQEWAVTEEHRTDAGLAGQLTGVITARLREEIRRHAK from the coding sequence ATGCCAGTCGTACTGGAACACCTGGGCAAGCGCTTCGGCGACGGCGCCCCGGTACTGGACGACGTCAACGCCAACATCAGGCAGGGCGAGTTCGTTGCCCTCCTCGGTGCCTCCGGCTGCGGCAAATCCACCCTCCTGAACATCATCGCGGGACTGGAAGCGCCGACGTCGGGCGCCCTGGAAGTCCCGAGCGACGGCGCCGCCTTCATGTTCCAGGACGCCGCCCTCTTCCCATGGCTGACCGCCCGGGAAAACATCGAACTGGCCCTGAAGCTTCGCGGTGTGGGCAAGGCCGAGCGCCGCACCAAGGCCCAGGAACTCCTGGAACTGGTACACCTTGGCTCCGCCGGGGACAAGCGGCCGCACGAACTCTCCGGCGGCATGCGGCAGCGCGTCTCGCTGGCCCGCTCGCTGGCGCAGGACCGGCAGCTGCTCCTCATGGATGAACCGTTTGCCGCGCTGGACGCCATCACCCGCGACCTGTTGCACGACGAGCTGGAACGCATCTGGAAGGAAACCGGACGCACCATCGTGTTCGTCACCCACAATGTCCGCGAGGCCGTCCGCCTGGGACAGCGCGTCCTGCTGCTGTCCTCCCGCCCCGGCCGCGTGGTCCAGGAATGGGCCGTCACCGAGGAACACCGAACCGATGCCGGGCTCGCCGGCCAGCTTACCGGGGTCATCACCGCCCGGCTGCGGGAGGAGATTCGCCGCCATGCCAAGTAA
- a CDS encoding GTP-binding protein: MSTISEVSTGSINDSLPTTLFRFATAGSVDDGKSTLVGRLLHDSKAILADQLDAVARTSADRGFGGDKGGIDLALLTDGLRAEREQGITIDVAYRYFATDRRSFILADCPGHVQYTKNTVTGASTADAVVVLIDARKGVLEQTRRHLSVLQLLRVAHVIVAVNKIDLVDFSESVFRGIEADVQQVGRELGLGSDGISDLLVIPVSALDGDNVVDRSERTPWYTGPALLEVLETLPAADELESHLESFRFPVQLVVRPQGALAPDAVAAGLDVEAYRDYRAYAGQITEGSVKVGDQVSVLTPGQSPRTTTVVGIDFAGASLAEAAAPQSVALRLADEFDVARGDTIAAAGTVREASADLYAALCWLSPKPLREGQKVLVKHGTRTVQGMVRNVSGKLDLATFKLEAASSLELNDIGNAQLRLAAPLPLENYLHHRRTGAFLVIDPLDGNTLAAGLVKDHPGDHEDERYSI, translated from the coding sequence ATGAGCACGATTTCCGAGGTTTCGACAGGCTCAATCAACGACAGCCTGCCCACTACGCTCTTCCGCTTCGCCACCGCGGGATCGGTCGACGACGGCAAGTCCACTTTGGTGGGCCGCCTCCTGCACGATTCCAAGGCGATCCTTGCGGACCAGCTCGACGCCGTTGCCCGCACCTCCGCGGACCGCGGCTTCGGCGGCGACAAGGGCGGAATTGACCTGGCCCTGCTGACCGATGGCCTGCGCGCCGAACGCGAACAGGGCATCACCATCGACGTGGCCTACCGCTACTTCGCCACCGACCGCCGCAGCTTCATCCTCGCCGACTGCCCCGGGCACGTCCAGTACACCAAGAACACGGTGACCGGCGCATCCACCGCGGATGCCGTCGTCGTCCTTATCGACGCCCGCAAGGGTGTGCTGGAGCAGACCCGCCGGCACCTGTCGGTGCTGCAGCTGCTGCGCGTGGCGCACGTGATCGTGGCCGTGAACAAGATCGACCTGGTGGACTTCAGCGAATCCGTGTTCCGCGGGATCGAAGCCGACGTGCAGCAGGTGGGCCGCGAACTGGGGCTCGGTTCGGACGGCATCTCCGACCTCCTGGTCATCCCGGTGTCCGCCCTCGACGGCGACAACGTGGTGGACCGCTCGGAGCGGACCCCTTGGTACACCGGCCCCGCGCTGCTGGAGGTCCTCGAGACCCTCCCGGCCGCTGATGAGCTCGAGAGCCACCTGGAAAGCTTCCGTTTCCCGGTCCAGCTGGTCGTCCGGCCGCAGGGCGCCCTGGCTCCTGACGCCGTCGCCGCCGGCCTGGACGTGGAGGCGTACCGCGACTACCGCGCCTATGCCGGGCAGATCACCGAAGGCTCAGTGAAGGTGGGGGACCAGGTCTCCGTCCTTACGCCGGGCCAATCCCCTCGGACCACCACCGTGGTGGGCATCGACTTCGCCGGTGCTTCCCTGGCGGAAGCCGCCGCTCCGCAGTCGGTGGCCCTCCGGCTGGCGGACGAGTTCGACGTCGCCCGCGGTGACACCATCGCCGCTGCCGGGACCGTCCGGGAAGCCTCCGCCGACCTGTACGCCGCCCTTTGCTGGCTCTCGCCCAAGCCGCTTCGCGAAGGCCAGAAGGTGCTGGTCAAGCACGGCACCCGGACGGTGCAGGGGATGGTCCGCAACGTCTCCGGCAAGCTGGACCTGGCCACCTTCAAGCTGGAGGCGGCGTCAAGCCTGGAGCTCAACGACATCGGCAACGCGCAGCTCCGGCTCGCCGCCCCGCTGCCGCTGGAGAACTACCTGCACCACCGCCGCACCGGCGCGTTCCTGGTGATCGATCCGCTGGACGGCAACACCCTGGCCGCCGGCCTCGTCAAGGACCACCCGGGGGACCACGAGGACGAGCGCTACAGCATCTAG
- a CDS encoding helix-turn-helix domain-containing protein → MSRPYADSGRTSQKRRTMDALVAAARTLVAAGRTPTVDEAAQAAGVARSTAYRYFPGQRDLLAAAHPETARTSMLPDTPPQDAAGRLDAVVVEFTRMILETEAQQRTMLRLSLESADGPDRSLPLRQGRAIGWLTEALAPLRGELTDDQVHKLVLAIRSATGIEALVWLTDVGGLGRDEAIESMRWTANALLAKAQADGLWG, encoded by the coding sequence ATGTCAAGACCCTATGCGGACAGCGGGCGGACCAGCCAGAAGCGCCGGACGATGGATGCGCTTGTGGCCGCGGCCAGGACTCTGGTTGCCGCCGGCAGGACGCCTACCGTGGACGAGGCCGCGCAGGCGGCCGGGGTGGCGCGGAGTACTGCCTACCGCTATTTCCCGGGCCAACGGGACCTGCTCGCCGCGGCGCACCCTGAGACCGCACGGACCTCGATGCTGCCGGACACTCCGCCCCAGGACGCGGCCGGGCGGCTCGACGCCGTGGTGGTGGAGTTCACCCGGATGATCCTGGAGACCGAGGCGCAGCAGCGGACCATGCTGCGCTTGTCGCTTGAGTCCGCAGACGGTCCCGACCGGAGCCTACCGCTGCGCCAGGGGCGTGCCATCGGCTGGCTTACCGAAGCGCTGGCGCCGCTGCGGGGGGAGCTGACTGATGACCAGGTCCACAAGCTGGTGCTGGCCATCCGCAGCGCCACTGGCATTGAAGCCCTGGTCTGGCTGACGGATGTGGGCGGGCTCGGCCGGGATGAGGCCATCGAGTCAATGCGGTGGACTGCCAACGCGTTGCTGGCCAAGGCGCAGGCCGATGGCCTGTGGGGCTGA
- the cysD gene encoding sulfate adenylyltransferase subunit CysD, with product MSTQTTNEDLELSVLETDATETPNAAQGVASGLSEPRAGLIEDQPRGEGAGAAFGVSARLSSLDTLESEAIHIIREVVAEFEKPALLFSGGKDSVVMLHLATKAFWPGKVPFPVLHVDTGHNFPEVIDFRDRTVERLGLKLVVGSVQEFIDRGELAERADGTRNPLQTVPLLDAIQQNKFDAVFGGGRRDEDKARAKERILSLRDEFGQWDPRNQRPELWNLYNGRHTVGQHVRAFPISNWTELDIWRYIERENIELPGLYYAHEREVFARDGMWRAVGEVSQPRPDEEVITKTVRYRTVGDMSCTGAVESNAYTVSDVVVEVAASTLTERGATRADDRISEAAMEDRKKDGYF from the coding sequence ATGAGCACCCAAACCACCAACGAGGATCTGGAGCTGTCTGTGTTGGAAACTGACGCTACTGAGACGCCGAATGCCGCCCAGGGAGTGGCATCGGGCCTGTCGGAGCCGCGCGCTGGGCTGATCGAAGATCAGCCGCGCGGCGAAGGGGCGGGGGCGGCATTCGGCGTCTCAGCCCGACTGTCCAGCCTGGACACCCTGGAGTCCGAGGCCATCCACATCATCCGCGAGGTTGTTGCCGAATTCGAAAAGCCCGCGCTGCTGTTCTCCGGCGGCAAGGACTCCGTGGTGATGCTGCACCTGGCCACCAAGGCGTTCTGGCCGGGCAAGGTGCCGTTCCCCGTGCTGCACGTGGACACCGGCCACAACTTCCCCGAGGTTATCGACTTCCGCGACCGCACCGTGGAGCGCCTGGGCCTCAAGCTCGTCGTCGGCTCCGTGCAGGAGTTCATCGACCGCGGCGAACTGGCTGAGCGTGCCGACGGCACCCGCAACCCGCTGCAGACCGTCCCGCTGCTGGACGCCATCCAGCAGAACAAGTTCGACGCCGTCTTCGGCGGCGGCCGCCGCGACGAGGACAAGGCCCGGGCAAAGGAGCGGATCCTGAGCCTGCGCGACGAGTTCGGCCAGTGGGACCCCCGCAACCAGCGCCCCGAGCTGTGGAACCTGTACAACGGCCGCCACACAGTGGGCCAGCACGTCCGCGCGTTCCCCATCAGCAACTGGACCGAGCTGGACATCTGGCGCTACATCGAGCGCGAGAACATCGAGCTGCCGGGCCTGTACTACGCCCACGAGCGCGAGGTCTTCGCCCGCGACGGCATGTGGCGCGCGGTCGGCGAGGTGTCCCAGCCGCGCCCCGATGAGGAAGTCATCACCAAGACCGTCCGCTACCGGACCGTGGGGGACATGTCCTGCACCGGCGCCGTGGAGTCCAACGCCTACACGGTGTCCGACGTCGTGGTGGAAGTCGCCGCCTCCACCCTCACCGAACGTGGCGCCACCCGCGCAGATGACCGCATCTCCGAGGCCGCCATGGAAGACCGCAAGAAGGACGGGTACTTCTAA